A portion of the Pseudoliparis swirei isolate HS2019 ecotype Mariana Trench unplaced genomic scaffold, NWPU_hadal_v1 hadal_30, whole genome shotgun sequence genome contains these proteins:
- the LOC130191259 gene encoding keratin-associated protein 10-11-like has protein sequence MPTHSQRHKHRAQLCPAVPAPSCCAAARLCQAPGCAQASSRPAAVLCLCLVLPSSASVPVLYCAQLCCLPVSVPRPAQASSSAVTQASVPAPGCAQLCPARLQASLFWCPIQCCVLRRALFCASQSQLCPGQAQACAQFLCPAQARPSQAPVPVSMSGLFSGPVLLVPVPSQPSCGLVSQSLVSWLQASRVSAQAKAQAPAVSVLCQAPGCAQSWCPGSSCAPSVLCLCLCCLCLVLCVQCPASK, from the exons ATGCCAACACACAGCCAGCGTCACAAACACCGCGCCCAGCTGTGCCCAGCTGTGCCAGCTCCCAGCTG CTGTGCTGCGGCCAGGCTGTGTCAGGCCCCAGGCTGTGCCCAGGCCAGCTCCAGGCCAGCTgctgttctgtgtctgtgtctggtgCT gCCCAGTTCTGCGTCAGTCCCTGTGCTGTACTGTGCCCAGCTgtgctgtctgcctgtctcagtGCCCAGGCCAGCCCAGGCCAGCTCCAGTGCTGTGACTCAGGCCAGTGTCCCAGCTCCAGGCTGTGCCCAGCTGTGCCCAGCCAGGCTCCAGGCCAGCCTGTTCTGGTGTCCCATCCAGTGCTGTGTGCTGCGTCGTGCCTTGTTCTGT GCCAGCCAGTCCCAGCTGTGCCCAGGCCAGGCCCAGGCCTGTGCCCAGTTCTTGTGTCCTGCCCAGGCCAGGCCCAGTCAGGCTCCAGTGCCAGTGTCTATGTCTGGTCTGTTCTCAGGCCCAGTTCTCCTGGTGCCTGTGCCCAGCCA GCCCAGTTGCGGCCTGGTGTCCCAGTCTCTGGTGTCCTGGCTCCAGGCCAGCCGTGTCAGTGCCCAGGCCAAG GCCCAGGCTCCAGCTGTGTCTGTGCTGtgtcaggctccaggctgtgcCCAGTCTTGGTGTCCTGGCTCCAGCTGTGCTCCA TCTGTGCTGTGCCTGTGCCTGTGCTGCCTGTGTCTGGTGCTCTGTGTTCAGTGTCCTGCCT CCAAGTAG
- the LOC130191260 gene encoding uncharacterized protein KIAA1671-like → MVFCDCWLCHVCVSPQSSAPLLDTSAQRSRADLGKRRTRTRPPRSLRGGVALVERWEGSGSTEGKEASWKQRESDSEEEPQPKMVCSPPAMFPGLSPAALIAQIKRKSSGGGTGRGDKAAEDRRRGERRQKEEATQLPRSPRPAHLAGAARVLPPLAVQDGGGAVSSPAWLKELKSRKRLSQYDTEG, encoded by the exons ATGGTGTTCTGTGACTGCTGGCTGTGT catgtgtgtgtttccccacagagctccgcccctctcctcGACACCAGCGCCCAGAGGTCCAGGGCGGATctggggaagaggaggacccGAACGCGTCCGCCCCGCTCGCTCCGTGGAGGCGTGGCTCTGGTGGAGCGCTGGGAGGGGAGCGGCTCCACAG AAGGAAAGGAGGCGTCctggaagcagagagagagcgactcCGAGGAGGAGCCCCAACCCAAGATggtctgttctcctcctgccaTGTTCCCCGGGCTGAGCCCTGCAGCCCTCATC GctcaaataaaaaggaaaagcagTGGAGGAGGAACCGGACGAGGAGACAAGGCAGCAGAAgacaggagacgaggagagaggagacagaaagaggaagCAACACAACTGCCCCGATCTCCTCGCCCCGCTCACCTGGCCGGGGCCGCACGAGTGCTGCCCCCCTTAGCCGTCCAGGACGGGGGAGG GGCCGTGTCCTCTCCCGCCTGGCTGAAGGAACTGAAGTCCAGGAAGCGCCTCAGTCAGTACGACACTGAGGGATGA